The following are from one region of the Actinopolyspora halophila DSM 43834 genome:
- a CDS encoding SGNH/GDSL hydrolase family protein, whose amino-acid sequence MIAVRLLRLAAVGTASVGGLSGLAYGLLNGQSRHARRVIGLSTEDPLCADGTYFPAGRPFAEPVEAPLDFAVLGDSSAAGLGVETATELPGVRLATGLAEELERPVRLRTHAIVGSTSRSLAPQTDVVLHEPPRLALVLIGANDVTSRLPVRSSVHLLEEAVRAMTEAGTAVVVGTCPDLGAIRPIPQPLRSLAGRYSLVLAREQRRAVERAGGHAVPLADLLSPEFLTRPVELFGPDRFHPSAAGYEMATDTLLPKLCDAIGAWEGAPVPTPPRRSAAVEARRPTRRFVARLNLRWGRRTES is encoded by the coding sequence ATGATCGCTGTGCGACTGCTGCGGTTGGCCGCTGTCGGTACCGCCTCGGTCGGCGGTTTGTCCGGCCTCGCCTACGGACTGCTCAACGGGCAGTCCAGGCACGCCCGGCGCGTCATCGGCCTCAGCACGGAGGACCCCCTGTGTGCCGACGGCACCTACTTCCCAGCGGGCAGGCCCTTCGCGGAGCCCGTGGAAGCACCGTTGGACTTCGCCGTGCTCGGTGACTCCTCCGCCGCCGGGCTCGGTGTCGAGACGGCGACCGAACTGCCCGGGGTGCGGCTGGCCACGGGACTCGCCGAGGAACTGGAACGGCCGGTTCGCCTGCGCACCCACGCGATCGTCGGGTCGACGAGCCGGAGTCTGGCCCCGCAGACCGACGTGGTGCTGCACGAGCCGCCGCGCCTGGCGCTGGTGCTGATCGGTGCCAACGACGTCACCTCGCGGTTACCGGTGCGGAGCAGCGTCCACCTGCTGGAGGAAGCCGTCCGCGCCATGACCGAGGCGGGCACGGCCGTAGTGGTGGGAACATGTCCCGACCTGGGGGCCATCCGGCCCATCCCGCAGCCGCTGCGTTCGCTCGCGGGCAGGTACAGCCTGGTGCTGGCCCGTGAGCAGCGCCGCGCGGTGGAACGCGCCGGAGGACACGCCGTCCCGCTCGCGGACCTGCTCTCCCCCGAGTTCCTCACCCGCCCGGTCGAGTTGTTCGGTCCGGACCGTTTCCACCCCTCCGCCGCGGGCTACGAGATGGCCACCGACACGCTGCTGCCGAAGCTGTGCGACGCCATAGGGGCCTGGGAGGGCGCTCCCGTCCCCACCCCGCCCAGGAGGTCGGCAGCCGTGGAGGCCCGCAGGCCGACCCGTCGCTTCGTCGCGCGACTGAACCTGCGCTGGGGGCGACGCACGGAGTCCTGA
- a CDS encoding acetyl-CoA C-acetyltransferase, which yields MTEAVIVATARSPIGRAGKGSLVDMRPDDLSAQMVRAALDKVPELDPGEIDDLMLGCGLPGGEQGFNMGRVVSVLLGYDHLPGTTITRYCSSSLQTTRMAMHAIKAGEGDVFISAGVEAVSRFANGNSDSWPETTNPLFNQAQQRTQRTGEQGANDWTDPREFDALPDVYIPMGQTAENLARAKGIGKEEMDEFGVRSQNLAEKANANGFWQREITPVTTPSGSVVDTDDGPRPGVTKESIAGLKPVFRPDGRITAANACPLNDGAAALVVMSDRKAAQLGLTPLARIVSTGVSALSPEIMGLGPVEASRQALGRAGMSAGDMDLVEINEAFAAQVIPSYRELGVPLDRLNVNGGAIAVGHPFGMTGARITTTLLNSLRFHDKQFGLETMCVGGGQGMAMVLERLS from the coding sequence ATGACAGAAGCAGTCATCGTCGCAACAGCGCGCTCCCCCATCGGCCGCGCGGGCAAGGGGTCGCTGGTGGACATGCGCCCGGACGACCTGAGCGCGCAGATGGTGCGTGCGGCGCTGGACAAGGTCCCGGAACTCGACCCGGGCGAGATCGACGACCTGATGCTCGGCTGTGGCCTGCCCGGCGGGGAGCAGGGCTTCAACATGGGCCGGGTGGTTTCGGTGCTGCTCGGCTACGACCACCTGCCCGGAACCACGATCACCCGCTACTGCTCCTCCAGCCTGCAGACCACCCGGATGGCCATGCACGCCATCAAGGCCGGTGAGGGGGACGTGTTCATCAGCGCGGGGGTGGAAGCGGTCTCCCGTTTCGCCAACGGCAACTCCGACTCCTGGCCCGAGACCACCAACCCCCTGTTCAACCAGGCGCAGCAGCGCACGCAGCGAACCGGTGAGCAGGGTGCCAACGACTGGACCGACCCGCGCGAGTTCGACGCGCTGCCCGACGTCTACATCCCGATGGGGCAGACCGCCGAGAACCTGGCACGGGCCAAGGGCATCGGCAAGGAAGAGATGGACGAGTTCGGGGTCCGCTCGCAGAACCTGGCGGAGAAGGCCAACGCCAACGGGTTCTGGCAGCGGGAGATCACCCCGGTCACCACTCCCTCCGGTTCCGTGGTCGACACCGACGACGGCCCGCGCCCCGGCGTGACCAAGGAATCGATCGCCGGGCTCAAACCCGTGTTCCGTCCGGACGGCAGGATCACCGCTGCCAACGCCTGCCCCCTCAACGACGGAGCCGCGGCCCTGGTCGTCATGAGCGACCGCAAGGCCGCGCAACTCGGGCTCACGCCGCTGGCACGGATCGTGTCCACCGGAGTCTCCGCGTTGTCGCCGGAGATCATGGGACTCGGCCCCGTCGAGGCCTCCCGCCAGGCGTTGGGCCGGGCCGGCATGAGCGCGGGGGACATGGACCTGGTCGAGATCAACGAAGCGTTCGCCGCCCAGGTGATCCCCTCCTACCGGGAGCTGGGTGTTCCGCTGGACAGGCTCAACGTCAACGGCGGGGCGATCGCCGTGGGACACCCGTTCGGGATGACCGGCGCCCGCATCACCACCACGCTGCTGAACTCGCTGCGGTTCCACGACAAGCAGTTCGGCCTGGAGACGATGTGCGTCGGCGGTGGCCAGGGCATGGCCATGGTGCTGGAGCGGCTCAGCTGA